One stretch of Actinacidiphila sp. DG2A-62 DNA includes these proteins:
- a CDS encoding type III PLP-dependent enzyme, whose product MLTTAMPGLTDGALRSALAAAGEDRIVFDLTGIERRYAALLDELPGVAVRFALKACPVDEVLDALARKGSGVDAASLEEIEQALRCGVPPGAIHYGNTIKSDADIARAYRLGIRDFATDSREDVAAIAEHAPGSRVFCRLATDGGGALWGLTGKFGCTVPDAVQVLEQARAAGLEAGLSVHVGSQQMTAGAWCRAFDLLTEGIGELRARGIALRYLDLGGGLPALGYLDRRGEPLDPPLDKMFAVIREGMQRCREAAGRPLDFVVEPGRHLVADHGAVRAHVARLTVRNTASGEPERWLYLSCGKFNGLYEMDALQYRLVFPGYDPDGPQVPVTVAGPTCDSDDAYASGHRPVRVPAGLASGDPVWVLSSGAYAVSYMTQGFNGFRPLPWTCVRDDEEAADRAAGPGGDEDGGA is encoded by the coding sequence ATGCTGACGACCGCCATGCCGGGACTCACCGACGGCGCGCTCCGATCCGCCCTCGCGGCGGCCGGCGAGGACCGGATCGTCTTCGACCTCACCGGGATCGAGCGGCGGTACGCCGCCCTGCTGGACGAACTGCCGGGCGTGGCCGTGCGGTTCGCGCTCAAGGCCTGCCCGGTCGACGAGGTGCTGGACGCGCTGGCCCGCAAGGGCAGCGGCGTCGACGCCGCGAGCCTGGAGGAGATCGAACAGGCGCTGCGCTGCGGTGTGCCGCCGGGGGCCATCCACTACGGCAACACCATCAAGTCCGACGCCGACATCGCGCGCGCCTACCGCCTGGGCATCCGCGACTTCGCCACCGACAGCCGCGAGGACGTCGCCGCGATCGCCGAACACGCCCCCGGCTCTCGGGTGTTCTGCCGGCTGGCGACCGACGGCGGCGGCGCGCTGTGGGGCCTGACCGGGAAGTTCGGCTGCACCGTGCCGGACGCGGTGCAGGTGCTCGAACAGGCCCGCGCGGCCGGCCTGGAGGCCGGCCTGTCGGTGCACGTCGGCTCGCAGCAGATGACGGCCGGCGCGTGGTGCCGGGCCTTCGACCTGCTGACCGAGGGCATCGGCGAACTGCGGGCGCGCGGCATCGCGCTGCGCTACCTCGACCTCGGCGGCGGGCTGCCCGCGCTGGGCTACCTCGACCGGCGCGGCGAGCCGCTGGACCCGCCGCTGGACAAGATGTTCGCGGTGATCCGCGAGGGCATGCAGCGCTGCCGCGAGGCGGCCGGGCGCCCGCTGGACTTCGTCGTGGAGCCCGGCCGGCACCTGGTCGCCGACCACGGCGCGGTGCGCGCCCACGTGGCCCGGCTGACCGTGCGCAACACCGCCTCGGGCGAGCCGGAGCGCTGGCTGTACCTGAGCTGCGGCAAGTTCAACGGCCTGTACGAGATGGACGCGCTGCAGTACCGGCTGGTCTTCCCCGGCTACGACCCGGACGGCCCGCAGGTGCCCGTCACCGTCGCGGGACCCACCTGCGACAGCGACGACGCGTACGCGAGCGGCCACCGCCCGGTCCGGGTGCCGGCGGGCCTCGCCTCCGGCGACCCGGTGTGGGTGCTGTCCAGCGGTGCGTACGCGGTCAGTTACATGACCCAGGGCTTCAACGGCTTTCGCCCGCTGCCCTGGACGTGCGTGCGCGATGACGAGGAGGCCGCTGACCGGGCCGCCGGCCCGGGCGGCGACGAGGACGGGGGCGCGTAG
- a CDS encoding DUF6271 family protein: MRRICLALPTNRPCAEAITALHEEAAYAAERFGAEVHLLVLDSCADAVRAEHAALVRELPRHDNVVKHHLGEAEQRDFLRRAITRSGADKPDLLLDLMLPDGLSYGACTNRAFLIAAALGCASVHRRDSDSRYQRVGGETVYPIHHELATIGRPAREAAAHVTATDLDPRHLDKTVSLVGASFIGEMSVDIAEMERIDPDTYHDVVGLWAPFDWPATRKREFAADSFRGAGTTPFTADRATLTLVDPMRVDMCNIAFHGVHEQVPLLPATDTIGSDYFLIHLVYDATLPGVLHNRDIVNYYTGERRTDAGFAAYHLRFVKFLLSMLYLNVVYDRMAEAGASLLDADGRVRTAAVAELLWESSRLDTGDNVLRLDAVDRAYRRLGGRYALFARSLADRRERLLDEARRAMEDFALLTEVWPALVGAAKATAVRTDAPPC; the protein is encoded by the coding sequence ATGCGCCGCATCTGCCTGGCTCTGCCGACCAACCGGCCGTGCGCCGAGGCGATCACCGCGCTGCACGAGGAAGCCGCCTACGCCGCCGAGCGGTTCGGCGCCGAGGTGCACCTGCTGGTGCTCGACTCGTGCGCGGACGCCGTACGGGCCGAGCACGCCGCGCTCGTGCGGGAACTGCCGCGCCATGACAACGTCGTCAAGCACCACCTCGGCGAGGCGGAGCAACGGGACTTCCTGCGCCGGGCGATCACCCGCTCCGGCGCGGACAAGCCCGACCTGCTGCTGGACCTGATGCTGCCCGACGGGCTGTCCTACGGCGCCTGCACCAACCGCGCGTTCCTGATCGCCGCCGCGCTCGGCTGCGCCTCGGTGCACCGTCGCGACTCCGACAGCCGCTACCAGCGGGTCGGCGGCGAGACGGTGTACCCGATCCACCACGAGTTGGCCACCATCGGCCGGCCCGCGCGCGAGGCGGCGGCGCACGTCACCGCGACCGACCTCGACCCGCGGCACCTGGACAAGACGGTGTCGCTGGTCGGCGCCTCCTTCATCGGCGAGATGTCCGTCGACATCGCCGAGATGGAACGCATCGACCCGGACACCTACCACGACGTCGTGGGCCTGTGGGCGCCGTTCGACTGGCCGGCCACGCGCAAGCGGGAGTTCGCCGCCGACTCCTTCCGCGGCGCCGGCACGACGCCGTTCACCGCGGACCGCGCGACGCTGACCCTGGTCGACCCGATGCGGGTGGACATGTGCAACATCGCCTTCCACGGCGTGCACGAGCAGGTGCCGCTGCTGCCGGCCACCGACACCATCGGCAGCGACTACTTCCTCATCCACCTGGTGTACGACGCGACGCTGCCCGGCGTGCTGCACAACCGCGACATCGTCAACTACTACACCGGCGAACGCCGCACCGACGCCGGATTCGCCGCGTACCACCTGCGGTTCGTGAAGTTCCTGCTGTCGATGCTGTACCTGAACGTCGTCTACGACCGGATGGCCGAGGCCGGCGCCTCGCTGCTCGACGCCGACGGCCGGGTGCGTACCGCCGCCGTGGCCGAACTGCTGTGGGAGAGCAGCCGGTTGGACACCGGCGACAACGTCCTGCGGCTGGACGCCGTGGACCGCGCCTACCGCCGGCTCGGCGGCAGGTACGCGCTGTTCGCGCGGTCCCTGGCCGACCGGCGGGAACGCCTGCTGGACGAGGCCCGGCGCGCCATGGAGGACTTCGCCCTGCTCACCGAGGTCTGGCCGGCCCTGGTCGGCGCGGCGAAGGCCACCGCGGTACGGACCGACGCCCCGCCATGCTGA